DNA from Pseudomonadota bacterium:
ATGGCGCAGCGCCGCGGGGTCGGATGGCGTGTCGGCGAACCGAGGAAATGCAGCGCATGCGGCTGCCCCAGTCAATCGGGTTTTCATGCGGTCTTCTGGGCGAGCGCGCCCGCAGGAATCGCCCGAGGAGTACTGCTCGGCTGCGGTTGGAATCAGCGCAGCGCAGGCGAGGACGAGGACGAAAGCCGCCCGGAAGACCGCCTGGGAAGCTGTCCTGCAAGCGTGGTCACCCCGTGAACGGGTACCACCAGCGAGCCTCAGCGCTCGCCAGCGCTGCCGATGTTCACCAGTTGCTGAGCCAGCGCTTCCGCACAAGGAGACCCGCGGCCGGTGAGCGTGCGATGGGCACGTTCGATCTTGCCAAGCAGCCTGAGGTAGCCGCGGCCGGCAGGCGAGTCTCGATGGGCCGCGAGCTTATCGGCGACCTGCTCTGACGGCCCAAAAACCAGGCGCCGCGTGGCCTCGCTTTCGAGGTACGGGCAAGCGCGCGGGCGGCGAGCGTCGAGCCTGCGCCCTCCAATCGTGTACACGAAGGTCACCCCCCGCGTGCCGAAACAGCGGCGATACAAACCGTCGAAGTAGCGCTCATCCCAGCACGCCGCGGACAGCGTCCAGCCGAGCTTCACGCGCGCGCCGGCGCGTCGCATGGCCTCGGTCTGTGCCAGCTGCTCGCTCACGTAGGCTGACCGCTGTAGCCCGGATCGGTCACCCACTTCGAGCCCGATGCGGGCTAGCTGCGTGCACGAATGCTGGCGCAGCGTCTCGGGGATTCTCAGCGCGGAGGCTCGAAGCGTGCGCGCGGGAAATCCCAGATGGTCGATCAACCGGCCCAGTACCGACTCGACTCGTTGGGCAGCGCGCCGAACCCCGAGCTCACTGGCACCCGCGCGAAGCGCATTGCTGTCCGCGATCAGCACAAAGCTGTGGGCCATACCCAGCTCCCGGCGCAGCAACTCCTGAGCCAGAATCATGACGAGGACGTCGAGCGGCAGCAGCGCGGGCGCGCTCTGTTGCACGAGCCCGACCCCGAACCAGGTAGCGTCCGCTGTGTGCAAGATTGGCACGGGATCGGGATCGACTGTGTGCGAGTTGCGGGCGAACAGCTCCTGTCGCTGAATCAGGCAGCTGAGGCGCGGCTGCAGGTAGGGCAAGCCGCGCAGCGCTCGCACACGGCCGGAGGAACCCTCTGCGAAGCCGTGCTGGCTCGGAAGCGAATCTCTGCGCATCATGTCCTGCAACTGCCTAGGGTGCGGCCGGAAGATAAGGCCGGGCACTAGCTAGCAAGTGTTGGCCTCGAAGACAACCGTGTGCAAGCTTCGATGGTCGACATCTTGCCCGGAGACTGGTAACCGTTGCAGGCTTTTGTAGGAATGGCCGTGCCGAGCTGGAATCCGTGGTCGTTGACAAATTCCGGGGCTCGAGACGGGCCAAGCGCACCGGTCGTTCAAGCGCTCCTTGGGTTGCGTCGCGGGCTCCATAAGCGATGGGCCTTGACGGCCGCGGCGGGCACGCTGACCGTCCTTGCAGCCGCGTTGACGCTGACCCAGTGGCGGCCCGTGCAGGGACGTCACGCGGGCACGGCGGGGCCCCCGGCCGAGCCGGCCGGCGCCGACCCCGAGTCGAGGGCAGCGCCGCTGCAGCTGCGAGCACCGAAGCCCGGTCCGTGGCCCCCCGCCGTCGTGCCCAGGATGCTGCTGCCTCCCAACGACCAAAGGCTGCGCGCGCAGGCCTTCCACCTCGAGGGCCTGGTTTTCCGGCGGCCTCGCGACAACTCGTTGGTGGCGGGCATAGTGCGGCGCGGCACGAGCGTAGGTATTCGCTCGCACGAGCCGGGCTCCGGCTGCAAAGGAGGCCGCTGGTACCAGGTGGTACCACGCGGGTACGTTTGCACTAGACAAGGCTTCAATGTGAGCTCGCGTTATCGACCCGAGCTACAGAGCGCAGTTCCCGATGTCAGCCGTAGCCTGCCGTACCGATACGCCAAGGCGGTCCGCGGCGCACCCCGCTATTACAGGCGCCCGTCCCCGAGCGAGGAACGCAGCGCTCAGACAGCGATTCAAGGCGCCAAACATGCAAAGCTGCCGGACGTGGTTTCCACGATCATGGATGGCGCCTACTTTCTCGCGTTTCCGAGCGACAGCAAGCCAGAGCAGCGCGGCTTCGTGCAAACCGTGCGCGGGCGGGTGGTGCGCACCCGCGATCTGCAGCAGCTGCCGGCCGCGCGAATGCGAGGCGAGCTGCTGAGCTCGGCGCGCGCGCTTCCGCTCGCCTTCGTGCATCTGAAGTCTGCGGTCGTGCGCCGGCAAGTCCCTGGCGGCACGCGTGACGAAGGCCGTGCGGAGCAGTTCGCGCGCTTCCACGTCGCGGAAACCTTCCTCGACGAAAGCGGCGAGTACCTTGTCAGCGACGGAGGGCACCTGGTAGGGCGCGAGGCCGTTCGGATTGCGCGCAGGATTGCCCGGCCAGCAGCGATCCCCCGACAGACCAAGTGGATTCACATCGATCTGGGGGAGCAGACGCTTGTCGCGTACGAGGACGATCGACCTGTGTACGCAACGCTGGTGTCGAGCGGCAAGCCTCCGAACGATACGCCGCCCGGCACCTTCCGTATTCGAGAGAAGCACATTTCGATCACCATGAGTGGTCCCGATCCCGATGTGAAATACTACGAGGTCGAGGAGGCACCCTGGACGATGTACTACCA
Protein-coding regions in this window:
- a CDS encoding L,D-transpeptidase, with amino-acid sequence MTAAAGTLTVLAAALTLTQWRPVQGRHAGTAGPPAEPAGADPESRAAPLQLRAPKPGPWPPAVVPRMLLPPNDQRLRAQAFHLEGLVFRRPRDNSLVAGIVRRGTSVGIRSHEPGSGCKGGRWYQVVPRGYVCTRQGFNVSSRYRPELQSAVPDVSRSLPYRYAKAVRGAPRYYRRPSPSEERSAQTAIQGAKHAKLPDVVSTIMDGAYFLAFPSDSKPEQRGFVQTVRGRVVRTRDLQQLPAARMRGELLSSARALPLAFVHLKSAVVRRQVPGGTRDEGRAEQFARFHVAETFLDESGEYLVSDGGHLVGREAVRIARRIARPAAIPRQTKWIHIDLGEQTLVAYEDDRPVYATLVSSGKPPNDTPPGTFRIREKHISITMSGPDPDVKYYEVEEAPWTMYYHDGFALHGAYWHNEFGNVRSHGCTNLPPGDARWLWHWVEPDLPAGWHGVWSRKGTRVHITPASGS